Proteins from a genomic interval of Microbacterium esteraromaticum:
- a CDS encoding diaminopimelate dehydrogenase has protein sequence MTARTRIGIVGYGNLGRGVETALTLTPDMHLVGVFTRRDPATVRPLAETTAVHGLEALDGMRDEIDVLILCGGSKSDLPEQTPALASAFTVVDSYDTHARIPQHFAAVDAAARGAGTTAIISTGWDPGLFSLQRLYGEAILPQGETYTFWGRGLSQGHSDAIRRVPGVAAGVQYTIPSDDAIERVHSGARPELSTRDKHTRECFVVLTEGADADAVREAIVTMPDYFEPYDTTVTFISAEELATNHAGVPHGGFVIRSAETSAGTTQTIDYRLALESNPEFTASVLVAYARAAARLAASGDHGAKTPFDIAPGLLSPKSPEQLRAEML, from the coding sequence ATGACTGCGCGCACACGCATCGGCATCGTCGGCTACGGAAATCTCGGTCGAGGGGTTGAGACCGCCCTCACGCTGACACCCGACATGCACCTCGTGGGCGTCTTCACCCGCCGCGACCCGGCGACGGTTCGCCCACTGGCCGAGACGACGGCCGTGCACGGCCTGGAAGCCCTTGACGGCATGCGCGATGAGATCGACGTGCTGATCTTGTGCGGTGGGTCAAAGTCTGACCTTCCTGAGCAGACGCCGGCGTTGGCATCCGCTTTCACGGTCGTCGACAGCTACGACACCCACGCGCGCATCCCGCAGCACTTCGCCGCCGTCGACGCCGCGGCACGCGGCGCCGGCACCACGGCGATCATCTCGACCGGCTGGGATCCCGGGCTGTTCTCGCTGCAGCGCCTGTACGGCGAGGCCATCCTGCCGCAGGGCGAAACCTACACGTTCTGGGGGCGGGGGCTCAGCCAAGGGCACTCCGACGCGATCCGTCGTGTTCCCGGCGTCGCGGCCGGCGTGCAGTACACGATCCCCTCGGACGACGCGATCGAGCGTGTGCACTCGGGGGCCCGCCCCGAGCTGTCCACACGAGACAAGCACACGCGGGAGTGCTTCGTCGTGCTCACCGAGGGTGCGGACGCGGATGCTGTGCGCGAGGCCATCGTGACGATGCCGGACTACTTCGAACCGTACGACACGACGGTGACCTTCATCTCGGCGGAGGAGCTCGCAACGAATCACGCGGGTGTCCCCCACGGCGGCTTCGTGATCCGCAGCGCTGAGACATCCGCCGGCACCACGCAGACGATCGACTACCGTCTCGCGCTGGAGTCGAACCCCGAGTTCACGGCCAGCGTTCTCGTCGCCTACGCCCGCGCGGCCGCCCGGCTGGCAGCATCCGGCGATCATGGCGCGAAGACGCCGTTCGACATCGCCCCGGGGCTGCTCTCGCCGAAGTCGCCCGAGCAGCTGCGCGCCGAGATGCTCTAG
- a CDS encoding ATP-binding cassette domain-containing protein has protein sequence MPADSDAAIDCHDLVIDRIGHGGTTRAVDGVTFTLQPGELMCIGGSTGSGKSSLVTALAGMGDASLKVAGGRAEVCGVNVRRPGRRRRVLTALTGFVPQGAGGSLPPRLTVGEAISEPVTSREKKVNSRALAMRVAALLDELHLPLGMATKFPYELSAGMRQRVAIARALMLEPHVLIADEPLANLDLEVRPVVFGAITRRRTERAMAALMVTNDADFIRELDAETLILRGGHVVARGVGRNLLWSPDAEPNGAR, from the coding sequence ATGCCTGCCGACAGTGACGCCGCGATCGACTGCCATGACCTCGTCATCGATCGGATCGGGCACGGCGGCACCACCCGTGCCGTCGACGGCGTGACATTCACACTGCAGCCGGGTGAGCTGATGTGCATCGGCGGTTCGACCGGGTCGGGTAAGTCATCGCTGGTGACTGCGCTGGCGGGCATGGGGGACGCCTCGCTCAAGGTCGCCGGCGGGCGTGCCGAGGTGTGCGGGGTGAACGTGCGTCGGCCCGGGCGCCGACGTCGCGTGCTGACAGCACTCACCGGATTCGTGCCGCAGGGGGCGGGCGGGTCGTTGCCGCCGCGCCTCACGGTCGGCGAGGCGATCTCGGAGCCGGTCACCTCGCGCGAGAAGAAGGTCAACAGTCGGGCACTCGCGATGCGCGTCGCGGCGCTGCTCGACGAGCTGCACCTGCCGCTGGGGATGGCGACGAAGTTTCCGTATGAGCTCAGCGCAGGCATGCGTCAGCGCGTCGCGATCGCCCGGGCACTGATGCTGGAACCCCACGTGCTCATCGCCGACGAACCCCTCGCGAACCTCGATCTGGAGGTCCGCCCGGTGGTCTTCGGCGCGATCACCCGGCGCCGAACCGAGCGCGCGATGGCGGCGCTGATGGTGACCAACGACGCCGACTTCATTCGCGAGCTCGATGCGGAAACCCTGATCCTGCGTGGCGGTCACGTGGTCGCTCGAGGGGTCGGGCGCAACCTGCTGTGGTCGCCGGATGCCGAGCCGAACGGAGCGCGCTGA
- the dnaG gene encoding DNA primase yields MPRILQADVEEVKTRTNIADIVGERVALKSAGVGSMKGLCPFHDEKSPSFHVRPQVGYYHCFGCGASGDVYSFLREMDHVSFTEAVERLAARIGYSLHYEDGGAAPESSGRSRLYAANSAAGEYFRSQLLSPEAETARRFLGERGFDAGAAAHFGVGYAPRGWENMLKALSAQGFTRDELTAAGLVSAGQRGVYDRFRGRLVWPIRDVTGQTIGFGARKLYDDDQGPKYLNTPETPIYKKAQVLYGLDLAKRDIARGDPRRVVVVEGYTDVMACHLAGVTTAIATCGTAFGAEHIKVLRRVMGDDSAAGEVVFTFDGDEAGQKAALRAFSEDSRFTAQTFVAVAPDGLDPCDLRLQRGDAAVRGLMDAKVPMFEFAIDRKLAAYDLATVEGQVGALRAAAPIVAEIRDELLRPGYERVLARRLGMDPTSVHQQVQRAARGGRETPHVRSEPVASAPDGDATAPVRLRDLPRTAEVALERDALMGVLQYGHRIDPALLARALTEPFRNPALEAVRQSVASVADRARVGWATGAADAVREPYRALAGELLMMPFPARDEAGALASATDMCRRLILRSIEREKHELLGAVQRVPADSEGGRALRMRLRDVDAERLQFIET; encoded by the coding sequence ATGCCGCGCATTCTTCAGGCGGACGTCGAAGAGGTCAAGACGCGAACGAACATCGCTGACATCGTCGGCGAGCGCGTCGCCCTCAAGTCGGCCGGGGTGGGTTCCATGAAGGGACTGTGCCCCTTCCACGACGAGAAGAGTCCCAGCTTCCACGTCCGTCCCCAGGTCGGCTACTACCACTGCTTCGGCTGCGGCGCCTCGGGAGACGTGTACTCGTTTCTGCGCGAGATGGACCACGTCAGCTTCACCGAGGCGGTTGAGCGGCTCGCGGCACGCATCGGGTACTCGCTGCATTATGAGGACGGAGGTGCTGCGCCCGAGAGCAGCGGACGCAGCCGTCTGTATGCGGCGAACTCGGCGGCCGGGGAGTACTTCCGCTCGCAGCTGCTGAGCCCGGAGGCGGAGACGGCGAGGCGGTTCCTGGGCGAGCGCGGCTTCGACGCCGGTGCGGCGGCGCACTTCGGCGTCGGATATGCCCCGCGCGGCTGGGAGAACATGCTCAAGGCGCTGAGCGCGCAGGGCTTCACCCGTGATGAACTGACGGCGGCGGGACTGGTCTCTGCCGGCCAGCGCGGCGTCTACGACCGATTCCGTGGGCGTCTGGTGTGGCCGATCCGTGACGTCACCGGGCAGACCATCGGCTTCGGCGCGCGCAAGCTGTACGACGACGACCAGGGGCCGAAGTACCTGAACACCCCCGAGACGCCGATCTACAAGAAGGCGCAGGTGTTGTACGGGCTCGATCTGGCCAAGCGCGACATCGCGCGCGGCGACCCGCGCCGGGTGGTCGTCGTCGAGGGATACACCGACGTGATGGCCTGTCACCTGGCCGGGGTGACGACGGCGATCGCCACCTGCGGCACGGCGTTCGGCGCCGAGCACATCAAGGTGCTGCGCCGGGTGATGGGTGATGACTCGGCGGCGGGCGAGGTCGTCTTCACCTTCGATGGTGACGAGGCCGGTCAGAAGGCCGCGCTGCGTGCCTTCTCGGAGGACTCCCGCTTCACGGCCCAGACGTTCGTCGCGGTCGCTCCCGACGGTCTGGATCCGTGCGATCTGCGCTTGCAGCGCGGGGATGCCGCCGTGCGCGGCCTGATGGACGCCAAGGTGCCGATGTTCGAGTTCGCGATCGACCGCAAGCTCGCCGCCTACGACCTCGCCACCGTGGAGGGGCAGGTCGGTGCGCTGCGCGCCGCGGCACCGATCGTCGCCGAGATCCGTGATGAGCTGCTTCGGCCGGGGTACGAGCGCGTGCTGGCGCGCCGTTTGGGCATGGACCCGACGTCCGTACACCAGCAGGTGCAGCGCGCTGCACGTGGCGGCCGCGAGACGCCGCACGTGCGGTCCGAGCCGGTGGCATCCGCACCCGACGGCGATGCGACGGCGCCGGTGCGCCTGCGCGACTTGCCGCGCACCGCCGAGGTCGCGCTCGAACGGGATGCGCTGATGGGCGTACTGCAGTACGGCCACCGTATCGATCCCGCCCTGCTGGCGCGGGCGCTCACCGAGCCGTTCCGAAACCCGGCGCTGGAGGCGGTGCGCCAGTCGGTGGCATCCGTCGCAGATCGCGCGCGCGTCGGCTGGGCGACGGGAGCGGCGGATGCCGTGCGCGAGCCCTATCGTGCGCTGGCCGGCGAACTCCTGATGATGCCGTTCCCCGCACGGGATGAGGCGGGTGCGCTCGCCTCGGCGACGGATATGTGCCGTCGGCTGATCCTGCGCAGTATCGAACGCGAGAAGCACGAGCTCCTGGGAGCCGTTCAGCGGGTACCCGCGGACTCGGAGGGTGGTCGGGCGCTGCGGATGCGCCTGCGCGATGTCGACGCGGAGCGACTGCAGTTCATCGAAACGTGA
- a CDS encoding deoxyguanosinetriphosphate triphosphohydrolase, with translation MAADSSSVPVGHTAGGYTGADTERFFAETHRSERDHFSRDRARVLHSAALRRLAAKTQVLSPASTADFARNRLTHSLEVAQVGRELAAALGVSADVVDTACLSHDLGHPPFGHNGERALNEWAEPIGGFEGNAQSLRILTRLEAKVLDDREHSVGLNLTRATLDATCKYPWTVDEPMPDPGGRLKFGVYPEDEAVFRWMRADAPGRMRCIEAEIMDLSDDIAYSVHDFEDAIVNGYVDVAQLSDPVEHHPLVGRIQQWVGYDFTREELADALYRLTRQPMWLKSFDRSRRDLAKLKNLTSDLIGRFARAAVTATREAYPGSTLARYSAHVVVPRVVEAEIAVLKGIMGQAIVTLDARRGVYKEQRRVLVRLADALWSTDALWSAGADVLEPAFEADFLAATSDAERARVVVDQVASLTDQTAVDWHNRLVGEIDPAEVGIWTPRHARPGGHRHPHPQPQVVVEGAR, from the coding sequence ATGGCGGCTGACTCCTCATCAGTACCGGTGGGACACACGGCCGGCGGGTATACGGGCGCTGATACGGAACGCTTCTTCGCCGAGACGCACCGCTCCGAGCGTGATCACTTCTCGCGCGACCGCGCGCGGGTGCTGCACTCCGCCGCGTTGCGTCGTCTGGCGGCCAAGACTCAGGTGTTGAGCCCCGCGAGCACCGCCGACTTCGCCCGCAACCGGCTGACGCACTCGCTGGAAGTCGCGCAGGTCGGCCGTGAGCTGGCCGCGGCGCTGGGCGTCTCGGCCGACGTGGTCGACACGGCCTGCCTCAGCCACGATCTCGGGCATCCGCCCTTCGGACACAACGGCGAACGCGCGCTGAACGAATGGGCGGAGCCCATCGGCGGTTTCGAGGGCAACGCCCAGTCGTTGCGTATTCTGACGCGGCTCGAGGCGAAGGTGCTCGATGATCGTGAGCACTCCGTCGGGCTCAACCTGACCCGGGCGACGCTCGACGCGACGTGCAAGTACCCGTGGACCGTGGATGAGCCGATGCCCGATCCGGGCGGACGTCTGAAGTTCGGTGTATATCCCGAGGACGAGGCCGTCTTCCGGTGGATGCGCGCGGACGCCCCCGGGCGCATGCGGTGCATTGAGGCCGAGATCATGGACCTCTCGGACGACATCGCCTATTCGGTGCACGACTTCGAGGACGCGATCGTCAACGGCTACGTCGACGTCGCTCAGCTCTCTGATCCCGTCGAGCACCACCCGCTGGTCGGTCGCATCCAGCAGTGGGTCGGATACGACTTCACGCGCGAGGAACTCGCCGATGCGCTGTACCGGCTGACCCGGCAGCCGATGTGGTTGAAGTCCTTCGATCGTTCGCGCCGAGACCTGGCGAAGCTGAAGAACCTGACCAGCGACCTGATCGGCCGGTTCGCTCGTGCTGCGGTGACCGCAACGCGGGAGGCCTATCCGGGAAGCACGCTGGCGCGCTACAGTGCGCACGTGGTCGTACCGCGTGTCGTCGAAGCCGAGATCGCCGTTCTCAAGGGCATCATGGGGCAGGCCATCGTGACCCTCGACGCCCGCCGCGGCGTCTACAAGGAACAGCGGCGTGTTCTCGTGCGGTTGGCGGATGCGCTGTGGTCGACCGATGCGCTCTGGTCGGCGGGAGCCGATGTGCTCGAACCCGCTTTCGAGGCGGATTTCCTCGCCGCAACGTCGGATGCCGAACGTGCCCGCGTCGTGGTCGATCAGGTCGCCAGCCTCACCGACCAGACCGCCGTCGACTGGCACAACCGGCTGGTCGGCGAGATCGATCCGGCCGAGGTCGGAATCTGGACGCCGCGCCACGCCCGCCCGGGCGGGCACCGTCATCCGCATCCCCAGCCTCAGGTGGTCGTTGAAGGAGCGCGCTGA
- the dusB gene encoding tRNA dihydrouridine synthase DusB codes for MTAATAPATALRIGPIELDVPVVLAPMAGITNTAFRRLCREYGAGLYVSEMITSRALVERNAITMRLIQHHESETPRSIQLYGVDPGTIAEAVRIIVAEDHADHIDLNFGCPVPKVTRKGGGAALPWKIGLFSDIVDQAVKAAGSVPLTVKMRKGINDDHLTFLEAGRAAEDAGAAAVALHARTASQYYSGHADWNAIGELKQTVTSIPVLGNGDIWSADDAVRMLAQTGADGVVVGRGCLGRPWLFGELAAALGPRDAVAAPPVDATLQFVASAFRRHAELLVEFFEDEDRGCKDVRKHVAWYFKGYPVGGELRAALAKASTLQEIDDLLGTLGDAPYPGVGAEGQRGRAGSPKRTALPEGWLDSQEIGEGIGEMMRGAETENDGG; via the coding sequence ATGACTGCTGCCACTGCCCCCGCGACCGCCCTGCGCATCGGCCCGATCGAACTCGACGTGCCGGTCGTCCTGGCACCCATGGCCGGGATCACGAACACCGCGTTCCGTAGGCTGTGCCGTGAGTACGGTGCCGGCCTGTACGTCAGCGAGATGATCACCTCGCGCGCACTCGTCGAACGCAACGCGATCACGATGCGGCTGATCCAGCACCATGAGTCGGAGACGCCGCGTTCGATCCAGCTCTACGGCGTCGACCCCGGCACCATCGCCGAAGCCGTGCGGATCATCGTCGCCGAAGACCACGCCGACCACATCGATCTGAACTTCGGATGCCCCGTACCCAAGGTCACCCGCAAGGGCGGTGGCGCCGCGTTGCCGTGGAAGATCGGTCTGTTCTCGGACATCGTCGATCAGGCCGTCAAGGCCGCCGGCTCGGTGCCGTTGACGGTGAAGATGCGCAAGGGCATCAACGACGACCACCTCACCTTCCTCGAGGCGGGGCGTGCGGCCGAGGACGCCGGTGCCGCCGCCGTGGCGCTGCACGCGCGCACCGCTTCGCAGTACTACTCCGGGCACGCCGACTGGAATGCCATCGGTGAGCTCAAGCAGACCGTCACCAGCATCCCCGTGCTCGGCAACGGTGACATCTGGTCGGCCGATGACGCCGTGCGGATGCTGGCGCAGACCGGCGCCGACGGCGTGGTCGTCGGCCGCGGATGCCTGGGGCGACCCTGGCTGTTCGGCGAACTCGCCGCGGCGCTCGGCCCGAGGGACGCGGTGGCGGCACCGCCGGTCGATGCGACCCTGCAGTTCGTGGCATCCGCCTTCCGGCGCCACGCCGAACTGCTCGTGGAGTTCTTCGAAGACGAGGACCGCGGGTGCAAGGACGTACGCAAGCACGTCGCCTGGTACTTCAAGGGATACCCCGTCGGTGGTGAGCTGCGCGCGGCGCTGGCGAAGGCGTCGACGCTGCAGGAGATCGATGATCTGCTCGGTACGCTCGGCGACGCGCCGTACCCCGGCGTCGGCGCCGAGGGGCAGCGCGGACGCGCCGGTTCGCCGAAGCGCACGGCACTGCCCGAGGGGTGGCTCGATTCGCAGGAGATCGGCGAGGGCATCGGAGAGATGATGCGCGGAGCGGAGACCGAGAACGATGGCGGCTGA
- a CDS encoding glutathione peroxidase, producing the protein MSDLPVRQIPFVDASGAERTLDDVGADVVLVVNVASKCGLTPQYAQLEQLQREYADRGFTVLGFPCNQFLGQEPGSMEQILDFCSTTYGVSFPVNEKVKVNGKNAADLYKALKQTPDAEGSAGRVSWNFEKFLVAPDGAVQRFRPKQKPDSPEIVAAIEAALVR; encoded by the coding sequence ATGAGTGATCTTCCTGTGCGCCAGATCCCGTTCGTCGATGCTTCCGGAGCGGAGCGAACCCTCGATGACGTGGGCGCCGACGTGGTGCTCGTGGTCAATGTGGCGTCGAAGTGCGGTCTGACACCGCAGTACGCGCAGCTCGAGCAGCTGCAGCGTGAGTACGCCGACCGCGGCTTCACGGTACTGGGATTCCCGTGCAACCAGTTCCTGGGTCAGGAGCCGGGATCGATGGAGCAGATCCTCGACTTCTGCTCCACCACCTACGGTGTCTCGTTCCCGGTGAACGAGAAGGTGAAGGTCAACGGCAAGAACGCCGCCGACCTCTACAAGGCGCTGAAGCAGACTCCCGACGCCGAGGGCTCCGCCGGGCGCGTGAGCTGGAACTTCGAGAAGTTCCTCGTCGCACCCGACGGCGCCGTGCAGCGGTTCCGCCCGAAGCAGAAGCCGGATTCCCCCGAGATCGTCGCGGCGATCGAGGCAGCGCTCGTCCGCTGA
- a CDS encoding DsbA family oxidoreductase: MSEPISIDIWSDIACPWCYIGKRNLEAGIAATASDEDAPQVNITFHSFELAPDTPVDFDGDEIDFLSGHKGMPREQVEQMLAHVTDVAARAGLQYRFDLLQHTNTVKAHEVLHFAKSKGLQHEMEERLMSAYFTEGRHVGRIDDLVALAVEVGLDADETRTALESNAHLDDVHADQAQARAYGINGVPFFVIDGQYGVSGAQPAETFANVLRDLWAKRGVETPVA; the protein is encoded by the coding sequence GTGAGCGAACCCATCTCTATCGACATCTGGTCCGACATCGCCTGCCCCTGGTGCTACATCGGCAAGCGCAATCTTGAAGCGGGCATCGCGGCGACCGCGTCCGACGAGGACGCCCCGCAGGTCAACATCACCTTCCACTCGTTCGAGCTGGCCCCCGATACCCCGGTCGACTTCGACGGCGACGAGATCGACTTCCTCTCCGGACACAAAGGCATGCCGCGTGAGCAGGTCGAACAGATGCTGGCGCACGTCACCGATGTGGCGGCCCGGGCCGGCCTGCAGTACCGCTTCGATCTGCTGCAGCACACCAACACCGTCAAGGCCCACGAGGTGCTGCACTTCGCCAAGAGCAAGGGACTCCAGCACGAGATGGAGGAGCGCCTGATGTCGGCGTACTTCACTGAGGGGCGCCACGTCGGACGCATCGACGATCTCGTCGCGCTCGCTGTCGAGGTCGGCCTCGATGCCGACGAGACCCGCACCGCACTGGAGTCGAACGCGCACCTCGACGACGTGCACGCCGACCAGGCGCAGGCACGCGCCTACGGCATCAACGGCGTGCCGTTCTTCGTGATCGACGGTCAGTACGGTGTCTCGGGGGCCCAGCCGGCCGAGACCTTCGCCAACGTCCTGCGCGATCTGTGGGCCAAGCGCGGCGTCGAGACGCCGGTCGCCTGA
- a CDS encoding AAA family ATPase, which yields MLTCDDALPFRPSRVLVCGVSGAGKTTLVTRVSRLLDLPRYELDALHHGPEWTPRPEFLDDVRAFAASERWVSEWQYTSKGVSEILPPRADLCVWLDYPDRLVRARLWRRTLARSILRRELWNGNREPSIWRLATTTAPEENVLRWQTKTRDVWRERMPGHEARFPHLTFVRLGHPTETERWLGRLGR from the coding sequence GTGCTCACCTGCGATGACGCCCTCCCCTTCCGCCCATCGCGGGTGCTCGTCTGCGGCGTCTCGGGTGCGGGCAAGACGACGCTCGTCACGCGCGTGAGCCGGTTGCTGGATCTTCCCCGGTACGAACTCGACGCCCTGCATCACGGCCCCGAGTGGACGCCGCGGCCCGAGTTCCTCGACGATGTCCGCGCCTTCGCAGCCTCCGAGCGGTGGGTGTCTGAGTGGCAGTACACATCGAAGGGCGTCAGTGAGATCCTGCCTCCCCGCGCCGACCTGTGCGTGTGGCTGGACTATCCGGATCGCCTGGTGCGCGCACGCCTGTGGCGCCGGACGCTCGCCCGCAGCATCCTGCGCCGCGAGCTGTGGAACGGCAATCGCGAGCCGAGCATCTGGCGGCTGGCCACGACGACCGCACCCGAAGAGAACGTGCTGCGGTGGCAGACGAAGACCCGTGATGTGTGGCGGGAGCGGATGCCGGGGCATGAGGCGCGCTTTCCGCATCTGACGTTCGTGCGTCTCGGGCATCCGACAGAGACAGAGCGCTGGCTGGGGCGCCTCGGCCGATGA
- a CDS encoding isoprenyl transferase, with protein MSPKPYTHKDAVPFRPLDWTGAQPPAFPAVPNHVAVVMDGNGRWANRRGLNRIEGHKAGEEVLLDVVAGAIQAGVKHLSVYAFSTENWARSPEEVRFLMGYNRDVLHRRRDQLNEWGVRVRWAGRKPRLWGSVIKELQFAEQLTRDNDVLTLTMCVNYGGRVELIDAMRAMAEDVKAGRLKPSAVTEKQLRKHLYVPEMPDVDLFLRSSGEQRTSNFLLWQSAYAEMVFLDTLWPDFSREELWRAIGVYLSRDRRFGGAIDTPDATA; from the coding sequence GTGAGTCCCAAGCCGTACACCCATAAGGACGCCGTGCCGTTCCGCCCGCTCGACTGGACGGGAGCGCAGCCGCCCGCGTTCCCCGCCGTGCCGAACCATGTCGCCGTCGTCATGGACGGCAACGGCCGATGGGCCAACCGCCGGGGCCTCAACCGCATCGAGGGGCACAAGGCGGGAGAGGAAGTGCTGCTCGACGTGGTCGCCGGTGCCATCCAGGCCGGTGTGAAGCATCTGTCGGTGTACGCGTTCTCGACCGAGAACTGGGCGCGTTCGCCCGAAGAGGTGCGGTTCCTGATGGGGTACAACCGCGACGTACTGCACCGGAGGCGTGACCAGCTCAACGAATGGGGTGTGCGGGTGCGCTGGGCCGGTCGCAAGCCGCGGCTGTGGGGGTCGGTGATCAAAGAGCTTCAGTTCGCCGAGCAGCTCACTCGCGACAATGACGTGCTCACACTCACGATGTGCGTCAACTACGGCGGGCGCGTCGAACTCATCGACGCCATGCGCGCGATGGCCGAGGACGTCAAAGCCGGGCGCCTCAAGCCCAGCGCGGTCACCGAGAAGCAGCTGCGCAAACACCTCTACGTGCCCGAGATGCCCGACGTCGACCTGTTCCTGCGTAGCTCGGGCGAGCAACGCACCTCGAACTTCCTGCTGTGGCAGTCGGCATACGCCGAGATGGTGTTCCTCGACACGCTCTGGCCCGACTTCTCGCGCGAAGAGCTGTGGCGTGCGATCGGCGTCTACCTGTCGCGCGACCGCCGCTTCGGGGGTGCGATCGACACCCCCGACGCCACCGCCTGA
- the recO gene encoding DNA repair protein RecO → MPTYRDEAVILRTHKLGEADRIVTMLSRRHGKIRAVAKGVRRTSSKFGSRLEPFMVADVQLYQGRTLDIVQQAESLGAYGADIAVDYERFTAASAMVEAADRLNEAEATTEQYLLLVGGLRSLSRGEHVARSILDSYLLRVMALSGWAPALDHCARCAAPGPHAFFGAQLGGSVCAACAPAGSPQIPGTALALLRALMGGDWTLVDAAAHTDLAAASGTVAAYAQWHLERGIRSLEHVTRPPHAVSRPLSTPQGAR, encoded by the coding sequence GTGCCCACCTATCGAGACGAAGCGGTGATCCTGCGCACCCACAAGCTGGGTGAGGCGGACCGCATCGTCACGATGCTCTCCCGACGTCACGGCAAGATCCGCGCGGTCGCCAAGGGGGTGCGGCGCACGTCGTCGAAGTTCGGCTCCCGCCTGGAGCCGTTCATGGTCGCCGATGTGCAGCTGTACCAGGGGCGCACGCTCGATATCGTGCAGCAGGCCGAATCGCTCGGTGCGTACGGTGCCGATATCGCCGTCGACTACGAGCGGTTCACGGCGGCCAGCGCAATGGTCGAGGCCGCCGACCGGTTGAACGAGGCCGAGGCGACGACCGAGCAGTACCTGCTGCTCGTCGGCGGCCTCCGCTCGCTTTCGCGGGGAGAGCACGTGGCGCGCAGCATCCTCGATTCCTATCTGCTGCGGGTCATGGCGCTGTCGGGCTGGGCGCCCGCACTCGACCACTGCGCCCGCTGCGCTGCACCTGGTCCGCATGCGTTCTTCGGCGCACAACTGGGCGGATCGGTGTGCGCGGCATGCGCCCCGGCCGGCAGTCCGCAGATCCCGGGCACGGCTCTCGCCCTGTTGCGCGCGCTGATGGGCGGGGACTGGACGCTGGTCGACGCGGCCGCGCACACCGATCTCGCTGCGGCATCCGGCACCGTCGCCGCGTATGCCCAATGGCACCTCGAACGTGGCATCCGCTCGCTCGAACACGTGACCCGGCCGCCCCACGCGGTCTCCCGTCCCCTCTCGACCCCGCAAGGAGCCCGGTGA